The Ziziphus jujuba cultivar Dongzao chromosome 3, ASM3175591v1 region CCGCTAAAACCACCTTTACTCAGTTATTGAACACAGAAGCAGTCCTTCAAGTACGAACCATCACTCTGATGAGCAAACTAACAGTAAAAAACTACTATTCATAATCAACCAAAAGTTGAACATAACAAAGAATGAAAACTGGCACTGGGTTTCGAATCAGAAAGTGAAATTAGCAATGAAAAGGAACACAAGCATTAATTTTGAGCAGATGGGTTTTCTCAGAAACTGAGGTGGATAAGAAAAAACCGATCCTTTTGTGAACCAAAAGATCAAGAACTTACCAACTGAAAATGAAATTAGAAACGGATGCTCATAGCCAAACAAAGACCACCATTCAAAGGAACAGAATACCATTGATTTCAAGCAAATAGGTTTCGACAACAACAGAAAGAAGagaattttatttcctttttactATCCCAACTGGATCAAATACACACCAGATGAATCAAAAACTGGTTAATGCGTTCCTGTTCAGCAGCTGTGATAGTAAAACTCCAGCTGCAAAATAGTACCTTTCAATCCATTTTCTCTATCTGACACTCAAACAGACTCTTCCTACTCTtcttcatctctctctctctctctctctctctctctgtaaaATGGTCCTTGGCATTATATTCTTAGATTTGGAACACTGACTGTTTGATAACCATGACCTGtaaaggaaagaaagagaaaagtaaaaaagtgagaaaattttgtgtttttttttttattatctttttaattatggGAATTTAATGGTTTTAAATAGAGTTACATTTCGCGTAtgcattttgaaatttaaacctCAAGAAATTTTgctcttactttttttttttttttttaatcatttacttTAAGATTGAATTAATTGGCACTTTTCAGCAAACAGTcatcttttttaaattcttttatcgTTTCTCACTAATCTAGCCTTGTATATAATCACTTTTTCCTATGAGCACTTGTGGTCTTGGCATTGGCATAAGATCTACAAAAATATGTTCTTTCTTGGGCTTCAAATAATAGATTACTTTGTGGTTTTGTACATTTCTTGATCTTAGGAAAATCTTGGGTTTCTGTAGTGCTTTTTGATTATCAAGTATTATGTCCATTGTCTAAGACAATTCTTTGcctcccttttttatttttgttttctttgttttttcaccTATATAATCTATTGTCTAGATTGACAGGTATACATCCAAAAGAGTCCACTAAACCCAAAccattttagtttctttttcctttttttgcaaAGAGCGATTCAATCATGCCAATCAATATTTAGACACcaaatctaaattttttaaaacacattaattaaattttattaaggtGCTATCAGTTATAGCGGCGAGAATTGATTCTGATTTGATGCCTGGATCAGCAcagtaataatttaaaaaagaaaaatcccgTCTTAAGTTTACTATTCCACATGTAAAACTAATACAAAACCAGGCATTATTATAGTAATAATCTAAATTCATgttgaaaattaatattgtagGACGCTAGGAGCCAAAAAGAAAATGGTACAAAAGTGATATGTCTAGCCAGAGATAACCACAAGGCTAAATTGCATTCAACGATTGGATAGGATTTTTCCTTAAGAGTAAGCACACCTTTTTCTGAATTTGGATTCTTtgaagcaaataaaaattacaataattgaAATAGGGGTCAGATTattattggaattaagaatctgtgaataatatatatatatatatatataatgtaacaaatacaaataaagatTGTTGGAATTTATATTATGAAATGTGAATGGTATTGGTCACCTTTATAAGGTGGGCCGTCACCTTTTCATGGTGGACCTTTTAGGACGGTGGCGCCACCCCCTGTCGTCACTAATAAGAGATTTTCTGGTCTCACACAACGTATCCATCAATGACATGGAGATGGGGAGGTTTAGAATTCAATGTTGgacaaactttttattttctttttctttattattattatttttttttttagtttccttTTGAGATGGGAAAggcaatttttttctaaaagaatATTTTAGACAAAAGTGATCATCACTAAAGGTTTTGAATATTCAAGTAGTCTTCAAGcaattcccaatttttttttttttttttttgagaaaaccgACAGAAATTAATCATATATCTTAAATTACATATACAAAAGTGGTAGCTCAGCTATTAATCTTTGTGTTTCATTAGCCAAAACTTCATTTTCAGAGAGCTTTATCATTTTAATTACCTCCAAAATAAGTATTAAGATTATGAATTAAAAAAGCGACTTTGGCAATTTGTGTATttctcaaaattatataaatttgaaggGTGGTTTAGTGTTTTTTGTATTGTGAAAGAATAGGGTTTGTGATGATTTTGATAGGGTAGGCTCACCAaccatattaaaaagaaaaaagaaaaaagagaatctTATTAAAAGATGTGGCAGGTAAATATTCTTAGAACACAAGTAGTACCTGAAAGATTGCTAGTTGAAGATTAATCATTATGTTGTTtgtgattaataataataagtactTTCTTTTAGACTTTCATTTTGTTATCATAAGTGCTAAATTATGTAAAACATAAGTTTGTTTTACAACTAATTAAAtttgttaatcaattaatttcaaCACAAATAACAATCACTGTTGTAgttgaagatgatgacattTGAAGTACTGGTCACTACATCAGCACCGTTGAATTAATGATCTGCACATGGGGTTATGACCTGTAGGATTTTGACTTTCTAGTCGCGTGGAAGATTTTGATTTTATCAATTGGCCTCGCCCACATGAGTTATTGGTCTATTTCTCAATAATCCTAATTACATAATTACATTAGTTAATGTTTTTTTTAGTTCCAACTTGCTAAAGGAGGATTGTTAGTCAGATAGAAGTTTGAACTCTGAATTGGATGAAtcttgaatttaaaaatgtattttcaataaattttactactagataaaatttatgaatacacattatattaattcattaattCATTAGACccatcgggaaaaaaaaaaaaaaaaaaaaaaaaaaaaaaaaaaaagatcatggTATCATAGCTAGGCTTCCTTGGTTAGGTTTCAGCTAGGAACGAGGGTTAGGTTGTGGTGTTCAcattaattcttttcttttttttttgaaggagaAAGAGTTTGCAGTAGAAGTCAAATAATGAAGGTGAAAAGGGTTTTTCCATGAGAGGAAAAAAACACAATGATTATAGTCTTGGACTAGAGAAAAGGTAACTAAAAAGACCATGAATCTACTTTTTCCACTCCATTGCTATCTTTCTTGTGTTTTCAATTCCTGAAAATAGCAATTATTATTATGCCAGTTTGAATAATCTCTTTTGgtgaataaatttaaataatctttgagttattactattattattattttttgtaaattatttgagctgtatttattctacttttttatAACCACATCGAAGTATCAGATCGATTTACTTAATAACTTCACAATATATTAATTTCATGATGAAAATGTAGGATGTCAGATTAGATTAGCACCAAGTGAGGAAATTAGAAAACTGAAAGTGTGTGATGCATGAGCAAAAACACAATACTATTCATGAAGTTGTAAAATTTTAGGATTTGCATACTTTTAAAGTCAAGATCTCTCATATAGTAAACAGTGAATTTCATAAGGATAGATTGTAATATCTAAATTACAATTACCAGAActacatttatttttatcattcataacaaaaaaaagataaacaagaGAAACACCAGAATTACTTAAACAATTGAATATGTGCTTCTAAAGTGAGTAGGAAAGAAGTAAAGCATGCTACAACAATTAGCCCTTTAAAATCACTTTCAAGCTGATCATATAGAACTTTGAAATAATATCACaactttaattaattcctaagtACCCTAAGAAAATTAGGTGGTGCTGTGTTACATACATGAAAGAGAGAAGAGAATgaccatttattattattgcagaACCAATCCACAATGCTTCATACCCTTGGACAAAATTAAACCCTGTCTAGAAATATTGATGTTACTGTATACCCACCAAAGGATACAATGCTTTTAAGGCACTAGACTATGCAGATCACCGACTCCATTTGATGTGATTTCTGTATATCTCTCTCCCAAATTATTtgggtaggaaaaaaaaaaaatggatgtcATTGGAGATTTTTAAGTCCAAATCTACTTCCCTTAATTCACACTTTCAATAACCAATACCCAACTCACCAACCTCCATTACAAACCTGTTTTCCAAAATcttaattgaaaaggaaaaataaaaaataaaaaaagtaagttTGAAAAAGAGGGGAAATAATATATGGACCCCAAGCCAAAGATTGAAATTGGGATTATGTTTTCGTTTTCTAGTGGCATTGCCAGCTAGAGGGCCTAATGTTCCCCTAAAGGATTCTGAAGAAAAAGTTTATCAAACCTGGCCGGAAAATCTATCAGCAAAGTGAAAAAGatgagaaatgaaaaaaacaaaaacaaaaaaaaagcaaccaAATAGAATTTGATCATTATTTCATATGCTTTTAAGAATAGAAACGCTTTGCTAagttccaaaaaacaaaatgaaaaggtATTCAAAAAGCCATGCCTCCTGCACACCTCTCCCATGTGCACGTATATATACCTAATCGTGACTGTCTTTGTAAGTTTTATTTGAGTCCTCGTTGCTCACGCCAATGGGGTCCTACCTTAGCAACCCAGCACTAAAATGAAAATCCCATCACAAATTTGTTAACTAAAATCAACCAAGATAGACAAATGTGTTTTGCTGCAGCATTTTAGTTTAAATGAAACTACCTGAAAAATCATTAGAAGAGATTATCAATATAGGTTTTTTACCCTTTGTTAgcttttccatggaaatttacTCTCTTCTGAATAGGCTTTCATGCTGACGACTGTAAGCGTGGGTATTATATCATACACAACTTTATTCTACCAAATCATATTGTCCAATTTATGTGTGGGAgccatataatttatatttgataataaaaaataatactaacactatcaaaatatttattaaataatatataaataatatgataaatagataatatttaattaatttatttttttattaaattttttttatttatatttaaattatatgaatattccaactaataatatatattaatatttattatttgatacataaatttgattaatattttgatatccATAGcattaatataccaaataatatAAGTAGCCTACTTAAACTATTCAATATGATCCAACACTCATATGTATAGCCTAAAAAGAACAAATTATTATGTGCAAATTGAGTTTCAGACTGAAAAATTCATGTCTCTTAGTGAATGCTTTTAGCCATCAAATTTGCAAAATTTGGTTACTGGAAGACCAAAGAACCCAAAAGTAAACAATGAACATTTTCTGAGATAGAAGTTGTCGGCAGGGCATTGCTTCCAAAACACATAGTGGACTACCTGCTTTCAAACatgtaattaatcaataccacaACCAACCATATTGAATTAAACTCGACTTGTCGTTTTTCAACCAAATAATCAGGGAAaccattgttttttttctttttttgctgaaCAGAGGAACCATTGTTTTATAAACACGACAAGTCGCGTATGTGGCTTTTCCTGTTTATTATAATACCGTCCTAATAAAGATTAAAGAAAAGAGAATTAAGTTTGATAAATTTGACCAAGCAAAATTAGCCAATACAATGGGATGAAAAAGATAGTGAAATCctaccaaattacaaattacccaaaataaataaataaataaataaatccaaccATATtactttctctttccttttttttttttttcttttcttttttttataggaAGCAATATTGAACCCCTTTTAGGGGTATAACTAggattgtttcttttttaaggGGCCAATGTGTAAAAATCATATGAACGGGGTTAAAGTATATAAAGAAATAAGGgacaacagaaaataaaattaagattttatgCTCATTGTGAAGATTATCAAACCAATTTgttgtaaattgcaaataataagaataattttacaaaatgttcttataatttatttattggttagtagaatttgatttttaaactaACTATTTATGattgtaattaatattattgttttaaatagCAAAATCTAGAAACGGTActcatgtaaaaaataaatatttgttcacGTAGAGATTAATATACAGTTagaaaatttcatattatagtcAAGATGTTGAAAACCTTAAATACTACAAATATTCAAGTATACGCTTGGAATTGGAATAGAAGAAGTAAAAATGCAGTACTTTTAATTTAATACACCATATTATACAAGAAGAGTTGGAGATTATGCTAGCTTGGATATTCCATCTTCTTATTATACAAGGTAGACAGTGATGAACTTAAAATGGTATGTCGAGCTAAAAACACCATACATTTCAACATaatgaaaatttgaaagaatAGTCTTAACTTGAAACAAAACTCTAGCTATTCAATGGCGGGGAGTGAGAGAAGGAAATGAAGGGATGGACTGCAATATCAACTTCCGGCCGGTCCTGCGACCAGGCGATGAACCAAAGTTGCAATGAGGAGGAGATATCCTCTTACTGTTTGGAGAAGAAGTCTTGATGCCAGTAGTGTTTGGAGAGCTATCCCCTCTGAGAATCTCAGGCATTTCGTCTTCCTGATTCTTTGGAACAACTTGGATGTGCTTCTCAAACCTAGGTTGGGATCGGAGAATATTCGGCTTACCAAGTTTCTGACCAGTATACAATCCAGAAGACGATGGCATGGTGAAAAAAGAAGAGCGTGGAGGCTTGCTCTTTGATGACAATGGCAGCGGGATCAAAGGTACTCTGTCACATAAACCTCATATCATTAAAGATTTAACCAATAATGGTAACCAACTATATCAAACATATGAAAGATGTTTCAAATAGTAAACCTGGAAGCCTGTAATGGTGTTATGGGAAGAGTAGAGCTCGGGTTCTGCTCTTCATTATTCTGAATTTCGATTTTCTGTAAGGGTTTGTCCACCATACTCTTTTCGCTTGCTTCTGTTTCGTCTTCTTCAGGCTCAGCTTCTGTTCCTGTTAAGGCAGACCCTGAATTGGAAATAAGAATTAGACCAAAGAAAATAGTTTATGCAAACTTTTTTAAGTATTGGAGAAATTTGAGGTAATGAAAATGAAGTCAAATGGCCTACTCACCATCCTTTTTACCAAAAGCATTCTTACACCCTTCGCATCTGCAGCTAATGGAGCATCCAACACCACCCTTTTAAAAGGAAAGGGTTCATGAATCAGATATTGCATATAGGAACCGAAAGCACACAGATTATGCTTAAGGGTGACAAACCTGATAGCACTCGCAGTACTTCTTGGTGCAACTTGATTTCTTGCAGTTGCATCCTCTTTTATGCCGGGCTGAAGCTGGGGTTTTGTTTGATTCATCCTGCAAGTGAAAATAACTTTGACAAGTTAATATGTAAGTCCAACTTGAGTATGAAGCAGAGAGCAGACACTAGTAAGACTTTGTTTTCTAACCCCAAATTCAGGAACAGAATCTGAGCTCCTTATCACTTTCGGAGCAAATGCAAGCGGGTTGCGAGACTCAATCTGCTTGCGAGTTGCAAGCACAGTGTCTTCATGAATAGGCTTGTTGAAGCAATCTTGACATGAACATGGCTCTATGCAGTACACACCAGCCGCGAAGCATTCACAATAGCTGTGCAGGACGAGAAACAAACAATTACTTCAGTCTCATACATAACAACCTACCATGTACGCAAAGGAGAATCCTTCTGTTTCAATtcattacatttttttaaaagaagaactgatattttaatttttttattcaatagcCCAGATTAGTAAAATATATGTTAGTCAATTTCCTCAGCGTAAAATGGAAACCAGATTAGTTAAGAATTGCAGAGTGTAACAAAAGTTCTAAGGGAAAAATAACCAGAGACGAAAAATTTGGGACTTACAGTTTCAGGCACTTTGATTTTTTACAGTTGCAACGCTTGCAGGAATCGCCCTCTCCAGCATTTTCCAGCCTACGCCTGCATACCAATGCAAAATATGAGACAGCAAGAAAAGAGCAAAGCAATTGAAGTAAGCAATAAATTATTCTGATTTAAATGACCTAATTGAGCATCTAGTCATCAACAGTACATGCCTCTTTTTCTTGGGGCTGTTCTGATTGAACTCTTCACTTATTGCAGGAGCTTGAGAACCATCCTCCAAAAGAACCCCATTTTCAGCTCCATCTGTGTCTCTTTCAGAGGAAGCTAAAATTAAGGATTTATCAAGTGGTTCTTGACTGTCCGTAGGGGAATGTATGGAGGCAGTGGTGTTTGGCAAACTTGGTTGTCTTCCAGAAGAAAAACTTTCACTTTTGATGATAACATAATCTTTAGAGGTTGCTGCAAGTGCATTCAAATGCAGACCAATTCCAGGTAAGATACGCCTTGTAGAATCACTACCAGGTTTAACAGAGCCCAGTTGTGTATCATTAGCAGTGATCTTCTCATCAGATTGTGATATAGAAGAACTACAATTTGAACCATCATCTAAGTTCTTTCTACGAGCACCAGCCATCTCAAAATCTAGACAGCGCCTTCGGATACCACGATGCAAATTAAAAACAGACTACACATATACAGAAAAGACCATTTCAAGAGTTAATGGAGCATTAAAATGGTTTTCATATACATAGCAGCACGTAGAAAACTAGATACTTGTATTCTTTGTGCAATGTTCTTAATATAAATTCAAGAATATAGAAAGGATAAagttcaaaattgtaatctaaaTATATCATACTACCATTATAGACGACAATAGCTTAAACGGTTATAAAAACAAGTAGGCCCATTTTTCATTCGCTTGTGGTTTTAATGCTTATGGTTACAAAAAATGGTAAATGGTTACTATGCAAAACATGTTTGCAGGAAGGTGTATCCAATTCCACAACCTTTAAATACATGCTATGCTGGAAAATACCTATTGTTTAATTTTACCTTACAAGAAAATGCCATGCATGCCTCCACTTCATTATCCTTTATCTCAGTCGGATTTCTCACCACACCCTTATTTGAATTAGTATTAGCCAATCTGTCCTGTGGCATTTCCATTTCTGTCATCTGACAAGCTTCTCGGGGTTGGGTTGAAAGATCTTCCGTATTATGATGTTCAACAGAAACTGGATCAACAACGTGCATCCTATTCCCATCAATCATGTCATTTTCTGGGAATTGAGCCACAACAGAAGTACAAAATCTTGTTGCTGGCTCTAGAGAATTCTCAATCAACCCCTTAAAGGGCTCTGTACAACCGGGTGAATTGAAAATTAACAGATCAGCAGCATCAGAAATCAAACTTTCCCAATCACATACATTCCCTTCTTTTTTAAGCCCAATCTGGCAAGCCCCCTGGAAATTTGCATGTGCTTCGCCACCTGATGAACATCTTTCAGAGGCCTCTTGGACATATGGAACAAGTGCAGTTGATGGATCAATCAATTCTGATGCGCAATCTGCTGTGATATCACATGGTGTTGAGTCACAATCGGGGCTACCACAGTCATACTTTAAAGTCCGAGGCAGCTCAATCACGAATTTTGAATGCCCACTCTGTGGCTCAACAGAAGTTTCACCAATTTCATTTAGCTCCCCTCGGTTGTTATATAGGTGGGCTGAATCAATGACAACCCCTTCATTGGTACAAACCTTGTTTTCAATTTCGGGAGAAGACTCGCGTTTTGATGGATCTGAAGAATTATGCCTGAAAGACAGTATTACCACCACATGAAAATGAGTAGATAAATCTCAGCACCATAACAAATGAGAAGAAAACCAAACATCAAATTACCTTCTAAGGAATCTTGATTCCCTGTGAGAACTGACATGGGGTGAAGTGAAGACGGATGGAAGGGTTGCAAAACTAAGGGAGCTGAATGTCTGAGTGATGTTTAGGGACTTAACTGGTTTGATAGGGGAAAGACTATTGATATAGTTGAAGACTGGGGAGTCCTGCAAATAAGGAGAAGAATTGTTAGAGCATGAAGCAAAATTATAAAGTGAGAAAATCAAACAATTACATACCATTAgcatattacattttaatttagaCAAATAGATGATATGCAGAAACATGAAATTAACTAGGAAATATTGCAACAACGAGGAAGACAAAATGGATAAGAGAAAGAAATGCGTGGTGTTTATGTATGTTATAGATTATACAAAAGTTTTCAGATAAGATACTCAACAATTAAACTAGTTATAAAGACAAATCTGGAGGAAAATGAGCATCCATAAAACTGAAGACTTCACTCAAACTTAAGGAGACCAATCTAACAAATCTTTAACAGTTTTATTAACACTTAAAGGGCATCAAATTTTGGTCTCGTATGGTCTTAAATATGCATGACAAATTTAGATTTTCTTATAACAAGAGAGAGGGGAAAAATGAGCTAccaatatatagaattttagaGGGAAAAATGTTCAAATTTTGTTTCTGAAAATAAGTAAAAGCCAAAATCTTTATTAGgacaataaaaaaacaaaaaaaatctaaaattcccATGCAAATAATCTTTTAGAAGAAAAGTGAAAGGGCATGTAATTTACACCCAGAGTGCAAAGATTAAGCTCCAATTGGAGATCTAAACTAAATCAGAATGGAATTCACATAGGCCAAACAAGATTTTCAAAAGTGAAAAAACAGcagaaaatgttaaaataaataaataaataaaatactgaaattatctttgaaaaattaagaatttcAACAAACTCCAATTCTAACAACCCATTTGAGCAAAATTGAAGCTTTATTCCACTGGAAATTTACGTAAAGAGTTAATCCTTAAAACAAGTCAAAAAATCAAACCAGAATCAGAAATGAAGACCACCCTCCCTCTGACCccaacaaaaaatacaataaaaaataatttacttaaaaaaaaaaaaaaaagaaacagagagacagagagtaAAAAGAGAAAACCCAACCCAGGTCAGCctccaaaaaaatgaaagagccAGTGAAACaccaaaaaagaacaaaatcatccccaaaaaaaaagaaaaaaagcagaatttgatgaagaaggagaagaaaaagcaaaatgaGTATATAAAAATAACCTCGAATTTAGAGAGAGGAGTCCCGATCTGGTTCCTCTCAGGGGTGTCCATGTCAAGAGACTCCAAAGAAGTAGCTAGCTATCAGCTCCACCacatgttcttcttcttcctttcttcttcttcaacttcctctgctccaaaaaacaaaaacactacTTCCTACCATACCATACTAAGTACACTCACAGTTGAGTActagactctctctctctctctgccatTCACTTTCCCTTTTCTCTTTGTGTCCAATTTTCTCTATCTCAatcttaaagaaaaagaaaaaaggattatATGGGTATATTTTGATTTGTGAGTGTGTGAAAGAATAAGagaaagagacagagagagagaaagacagagaTTCAAGAAGAAGCGGGAAGGcgggaagaagaagagagagagagaacagtAAGATTTTTGTCGTGGGGATAAAACCAGTCCCTACCACCCCCACCCCACCCTCTCCATTATACACAGCTGTCCTTAAATCTGCTGCTTCTCTCTTCCTTCTATGGACTATGTCTACGTGTGTTTTTCTCCATTTACATACCCCACCTTCTTCCTTTATCTAAAGGTAACGTACACTTTCTtctccattctctctctctctctctctctctctctctctggattttcttttttgtctttttatttattttctttattttatttctttcttttttggttctagtttttgttctctctctgtctctctctctctctctctcaatttttttttttaattattctcttttctcttttttccctGGCTTTCCGCAAATTATTAGTTCAGCATTTGcctatgaatttatttattcttagcTGGGTTTTATTAAATTCTGAAAGAACCATAATTTTGGTTTGGTGGGTTATTATCTTCAAAGTTCTTATTTTTCAGTTTTGTTTCAGGGGCTATTTACTTTCCAGAACGATTGCTACATGAGTTTTTTTCCCAAACGTCTTCATggaaatcatataaaattaattaatgtgatTTATTATCCCTAATTTAAGAGActttaaagataaaaagaaaaaaaataaaaaaccattgtTCAAAATCATTGATTATAGTCATCTTATGAAATTGACAATAGTATTCAATTATTAATGACCCCATGTAACGTCTGAAAGTCCACTAGCTTAATAGAATCCATAATCCTATAAAATTATTCAATGcctaaaaatttcttaaaattttcaattattgtatataattaAATCTTCTTATCCGATTTCTTCACTAATTCAACaacttgttttaaattttttctttctattttaatgatacttgtttttatatatatattttttttaaaaaaatcacattttaagggctaaaaaatttaatagtgGTAAGTCTCTCCAAGCCAATAAAaggccaaaataataaaaactgtGGGGTTGAGTATTAAGGTGGCATGGACTTCTCGTGAATCCAAATTGAAGggtgttatttattatttgcacCTATTTTCCCATTTTGTCATTTATTTTGTtcgatattatttttatgaccCTCTGAATTGCATTTAAATTCTTcctcattaaaatatattaaaagagtATTTTGGATAATGTATCTATCATGCGGtccaaattaaatacaaaaatttaatttcttttttttattattttttattgctcTTCCGTTAAGTTTTCTGATGCTGACACCGCAGCAGAAAAATGGCGACATCAGTTTTGGCGCGCTGAGATTTCAAAAGGTTGGTTAAAACATAGTCTGGCGGTCCATGCTATCCAATGAGGACTAACAAAAATAACCGTTGGATCTAATTCATTGAAATTTCTTGACCGTTGAATCGATGATCATGTTATTCATCCCGTTTGTTGTGTACCGAACCATTCCATAGAAATAATGCTGTTTTAGCACCAATATCCTTTTGGTTTTGTTGGCCTTTCACATCAAAGATTTGTGAGAAAAGAAAGATTCCTCTTTAAACGTGGGACCCACTTAGTAATCCAACATCGACATTGTAGTCATGAAAGACACGTTTACGGTCTGATCATTACCCATCAAAATCATATGCATTCATGTCAAACACAGTTTAGGATGGTAGCAAAACTAGGAGATCATAGCAATGCAGGTGTCAATTTTTCACTTTCCCAAAGCTTTGCAAATATTTGTAGGGTTGGGTATCGTTTTACAGAAAGAATCCAGTGCTCCGGGAGTTTCAAACTCCTAAGATACAAACATATTAGGGTCCCACATGGCTGTGCTTTGGGAGTTTGATACTTTGGGTATTGAAAATTTGCTCCCTTTTGCTAAGGTATAGTGGTATCCTACATGGTTGCGCCTTAGGAATTTGCTACTCTTGGAGTATTGAAAATTTGCTCCATTTTGCAAGGGTATAGTGGTTTCACATTTTAGGTATTAACAAATTAGTTGATAAGGTATTTGGATTCATATTAAGACAATAAATGTTTTGAGTAT contains the following coding sequences:
- the LOC107423153 gene encoding protein tesmin/TSO1-like CXC 3 translates to MDTPERNQIGTPLSKFEDSPVFNYINSLSPIKPVKSLNITQTFSSLSFATLPSVFTSPHVSSHRESRFLRRHNSSDPSKRESSPEIENKVCTNEGVVIDSAHLYNNRGELNEIGETSVEPQSGHSKFVIELPRTLKYDCGSPDCDSTPCDITADCASELIDPSTALVPYVQEASERCSSGGEAHANFQGACQIGLKKEGNVCDWESLISDAADLLIFNSPGCTEPFKGLIENSLEPATRFCTSVVAQFPENDMIDGNRMHVVDPVSVEHHNTEDLSTQPREACQMTEMEMPQDRLANTNSNKGVVRNPTEIKDNEVEACMAFSCKSVFNLHRGIRRRCLDFEMAGARRKNLDDGSNCSSSISQSDEKITANDTQLGSVKPGSDSTRRILPGIGLHLNALAATSKDYVIIKSESFSSGRQPSLPNTTASIHSPTDSQEPLDKSLILASSERDTDGAENGVLLEDGSQAPAISEEFNQNSPKKKRRRLENAGEGDSCKRCNCKKSKCLKLYCECFAAGVYCIEPCSCQDCFNKPIHEDTVLATRKQIESRNPLAFAPKVIRSSDSVPEFGDESNKTPASARHKRGCNCKKSSCTKKYCECYQGGVGCSISCRCEGCKNAFGKKDGSALTGTEAEPEEDETEASEKSMVDKPLQKIEIQNNEEQNPSSTLPITPLQASRVPLIPLPLSSKSKPPRSSFFTMPSSSGLYTGQKLGKPNILRSQPRFEKHIQVVPKNQEDEMPEILRGDSSPNTTGIKTSSPNSKRISPPHCNFGSSPGRRTGRKLILQSIPSFPSLTPRH